In the genome of Paenibacillus pabuli, the window CTCCTTCTCACTGGTAGCCCAAGCAGAAGATTCATTTTGCCCAATACGAACAATTCGTGTATGGTGCTGAAGGGTAATACCAGGTTCTTTAGCGACCGCATGGAGCAAACGTTCTTGAATGGCTGACCAGGCTTCAACGTTGTTGTTACCACCCGATGCCAAATGTCTTAGTTCTCGTTCGATTTCATTATTAGAATAAGGCTTCGTGTGCAGGCGAATAAAAGCACCATTCCTTAATGATGAATCTGCACGTTCAAGAATAGTCACTGCATACCCAGAACGGGATAACGCTAGCCCCATCATTAGACCACCTAAAGATCCACCTACAACAATGGCATGTTCAAACTGTTGTTGTGACATCAGTCATACTCCCGTTACTGCAGCTTCATCTGGCTGCGGAGCATTCGGTCGAGAAGTTTATCTGGGAGAATACGAACCAGTCGGGTCAGCAGTGCCGAATCTCGGCCAGCTGTATAGCGGGTGCGCGGATTACTTGCGTGGATGGCTCGTGAAACCACTTCTGCCACTTTCTTAGGAGGAATACCGCTCGTTGCCCACGATTCAGCCTGCGCCTTCACGGCGTCAAAAAGACGATCATGGCGTCTGTGCTGATCGGGCGTCATCAACTTGGACAGCCGATCGGCTGTCGTAACCCCTTTCTCCGACAGGCTGGTGCTGACACCGCCCGGAGTAATCATGATAACTTTGAGTCCGAACGAAGACATCTCTCTGCGGAGGCTGTCATTGATCGCTTCCATCGCGTATTTTGCAGCTGAATAAATTCCGAAACCGGGCATTGAGATTTTGCCGCCAACGGATCCGATATTAACTACGCGTCCGCCGCTCTTCAGCAAGGCCGGAGTAAGCGCCTGAATAACCGCAACTTGCCCGATCACGCTGACTTCGATCTGACGACGAAACTCATCCAGCGGAACCATCTCAAGAGGTGCATTAACGGCAATGCCGGCATTGTTGACCACGGCACGCAGTGGGCGACCAAGCGGATCTTGCTCCACTCGTTCGGCCAGCGCCCTTAGTGTGTTGATAGCGGTAATATCGAGAATGACCGGTTCGATATTTTTTTGTTTGATTTTGTCGGCATCTTCCTGACGGCGAACCCCAGCTAAAACGTGAAATCCTTCAGCGGCGAGCTGCTCCGCGGTAGCCCTGCCGATTCCACTTGAAGTACCTGTGACGACAACCATTTCTTGAGTTTTATATGGCATTGTAAACCTCCCGAGTTTGATAAGTTATGAATCACTGTATAGCACTGTTATACGGTCATTATAGCACCGCTATATAGAGCTGTCTATAGCGGTGCTATATATTTTTTCATATTGTAATCCTCCTGCGACCTGAACATCATTAATGACAAGCGCAGCGTGATGTACTTCGACGTTCACGAGATACCGTAGCGTGAGGAATGAGCTCTTCGAAACTCTCTGAAAATAAAAAAGATCGCCATCCTGCTTGGATAGGCGATCTCTCTTATGTACTACCATTTGTGGTTCTTCATCTTTACCATGAAACAAAACAAAGCCCACATAGGGGCTTTGTCTGGAGTCTCCAAGCTCTTTCATCGATCCCTCATTTTGAAGCAGAATCCGGCATTGGGATCAAGATAATCTGCATCACACTTTCTCGAATGAGATCAACGACGTCGGGCTGGGGTGGGGGTGCCTTACGAATCTGGGACGTCACATACAGCCAAGAGGCCGTATTGGCAGAAGCCCAGACCAGATCTGCCGCAGCTTCGGCTGAAACAGCTAATTTTCCTGAGGCAGCAACTCTTTGAACATTGTGCACCAGTGCTTGGTACGACTGATCTGCCGCCTCGATATGGGCGCCCTCAAGCAGCCGCCCCATCATTGCCGCATATATCCGAGGACGGGCTGCCGCGAAGCGGACATAGTCATCCCACCCCTGACGAAGCGCCATCTCTGGAATAGGGGACTCCACTGCGGCAATTTTGCTTTCGAATAACTGCCTGAACGCTTCCACTATAGCTGCACTCAGGAGTCCATCGGCATTACCGAAATGGTGGTAGAGTGTAGGAGCCGTAACCTGCGCGATCGAAGTGACAGCTCGCGTTGAAAATTGGGCTCCACCTTCTTCTTCGAGTACCTTAAGAGCAGCTGCTAATATTTTGTCATATGTGTTCATAACCTCTATTATAGCAGTGCTATACACGTATGTCCATGACGAGGGTTGTACTCCTGTAACCACGATCATCCCGTTTGAGATCACAACATGATGAAACACTGCTTCTTTTCGTTTTATCGAGCTATCGTTCCCCTTAAAATGCATGTTCTACACAATAGAGTCCATTTGAATAATGGGTTCTATTGATCAAAAGGTAGTGCAGGTAATTCATCAATTTTCATACGTAGTAAACTATATGGTTTTTGTCGCAGGTCTTTTCCATAATGAAATCTTGCCTGTCTATGTAATTGGTTCACAATTACATATAAGTATTGATCCGGACCAATAGAAAACGTATCTGGCCATAAAATTCTGGGATCATGAGCGATGGTTTCCATGATTCCATTCGGCAATATCTTTCGAATACTATCGTTTTCATAATCTCCAGCATAAACGTTCCCTTTTGCGTCCGTCATCATCCCATCCGATGCACCCTTCTCTCCCCAATACTGCACAAGATCACTTAACTTGAAATCCGGTATCGTTCTGTCTCTTAACGATTCTGTTGAGATCGAGTATAGCTGGCGACTGGTTAATGGACAATAGAATAACATTTTTCCATCAGGGGAAATGGCTATCCCATCAGAGGCCAATCGAAAGGGAGATGTTGAACCATCCGGGTTTCGATTCATCAAAATTTTCCCTTCCACTTTCGGTACAAAATACGGATCGGGTGAGGTTGAGCTTGCTCCATGCAGCCGTCTATACGAATTTCCGTTTTCTAAATTTACGACGATAATTGCGCCTGGACCATTGGAAGAAGAATCCGTTATATATGCGTAGCCTGCTTTACCTACACGAAAGTCAAATCGGACATCATTCAGATACGTTGTCGGCAAGACTACATCTTCTGCAAATGTATATACTTTTCTTATCGTATTTGTTTCTAAATCGACCGCGACTAATTTTGCTCCTCCTTTGATTGGCTCAGAAAAATTTGGTGCACCCGTATCCAGTACCCACAGGGTTCCCCTTCCATCTGTAACAACACTTTGGACACTGATAAAGGACATAACCATATTCAATGGGTTGATCAAATTCGTTTCTACATTAGGATAAGGCTGCAGCTGTCCCTCAACAATTTCCGCTACCGTAAATCTAACGTCATCTCCCCATTTCGGAAAGCAAACAAAGATACGCCCGGTTTCGGATACACTAACGCCTGTAGGCATAGCCCCGTAAAAGGAATGAACGAGTTCTAACTTACCAAAATATTCTTCCATAGGTAACATAGGCTGTATGATGTCCTCCTCAAACATAGTTGGATAGATATTACCTATAATTATGTTCAAGACGTTTTCTCATGCCTGGCCCTTAATCATTCTTTTTCAACCGTAATTTTGAAATTGTCCGATACATCTAAAAATACAAAAAACTTCGGCGTGAGCCGAAGCATGTGACCGTAACTATATGTGTTCTAGAAAAATTGCTTCCTCCGATCGTCAACGCAGGGTAAATCCCCATGCAGAGAGTATCGGAGAAAATACGGAATAGAAGGAAAAACTCTGCCAAGCTTATCAGTACTAGGACCGTTTTATTGTTGGTCCGGGAGACGTAATGCGTTTGCGGAAGTTTGTGCTTGATCTAAAAATTCATCTGCTCGGGTCAATTGCTGCCGGGCTTTTTCCAATGCTTGTGAATTTGTTGCCGCATTAGACTCATTTAACGAGTTTATTGCCTGATTTAAAGCCGTCTGCACCTCAGAAACCGCGTTAGATGCATGCTGCTCCAGTGTATTTCCACTCGAGTTAAGGGCACCTTCTGCCGGTTTTCTTGCATTTTCGGTGGCTAGATCAATTTTGTTTTTATTGGGCACAGTGAGTCCTCCTCCCTATTTCAAAATCATTTAAAACAGAAATAAGTATCGGATTAAGATTTTGTTTATATTCCTGCAACGGTCTGGGAATATTCGGATCTTCCTCTTCCGCAATCCATTTTAGTATAAGATCCGATTCGTTGGAAAATCTAACGTTGATGAAATAAAGGAGGTGATCATTTCTCCATGAATAAACCAACGTTAGCGCCGCACGAATCGATGGAACTGCATGAAGCTTTAAACTTTAAAACGCTATGCATCGCTAAGTCAAAACTGATGCAAGGCCTGGTCTTTGACCAAGAGCTAAAAGCTTTAATGCAAAAAGACGTCACTCAATCCATACAACAGATCGCCGAGCTGCAAGCCATTTACGCGAAAGCTCCTTTCCAAGCGCCTGTTCCGAGTAGTCCGACACCTATAACACATTAAGGGGAGCTCAAATGAATACCGATTATTTAGACCCGATTAACTCATTAAATATGCCGGAAATGGCAGATATGACTTTTGCCATGGACTTCCTTATTCGTGCCAAGGAAGGTGTGCGTAATTTGTCCATCGCCCTGACG includes:
- a CDS encoding SDR family NAD(P)-dependent oxidoreductase; translation: MPYKTQEMVVVTGTSSGIGRATAEQLAAEGFHVLAGVRRQEDADKIKQKNIEPVILDITAINTLRALAERVEQDPLGRPLRAVVNNAGIAVNAPLEMVPLDEFRRQIEVSVIGQVAVIQALTPALLKSGGRVVNIGSVGGKISMPGFGIYSAAKYAMEAINDSLRREMSSFGLKVIMITPGGVSTSLSEKGVTTADRLSKLMTPDQHRRHDRLFDAVKAQAESWATSGIPPKKVAEVVSRAIHASNPRTRYTAGRDSALLTRLVRILPDKLLDRMLRSQMKLQ
- a CDS encoding TetR/AcrR family transcriptional regulator, encoding MNTYDKILAAALKVLEEEGGAQFSTRAVTSIAQVTAPTLYHHFGNADGLLSAAIVEAFRQLFESKIAAVESPIPEMALRQGWDDYVRFAAARPRIYAAMMGRLLEGAHIEAADQSYQALVHNVQRVAASGKLAVSAEAAADLVWASANTASWLYVTSQIRKAPPPQPDVVDLIRESVMQIILIPMPDSASK
- a CDS encoding major royal jelly family protein; protein product: MFEEDIIQPMLPMEEYFGKLELVHSFYGAMPTGVSVSETGRIFVCFPKWGDDVRFTVAEIVEGQLQPYPNVETNLINPLNMVMSFISVQSVVTDGRGTLWVLDTGAPNFSEPIKGGAKLVAVDLETNTIRKVYTFAEDVVLPTTYLNDVRFDFRVGKAGYAYITDSSSNGPGAIIVVNLENGNSYRRLHGASSTSPDPYFVPKVEGKILMNRNPDGSTSPFRLASDGIAISPDGKMLFYCPLTSRQLYSISTESLRDRTIPDFKLSDLVQYWGEKGASDGMMTDAKGNVYAGDYENDSIRKILPNGIMETIAHDPRILWPDTFSIGPDQYLYVIVNQLHRQARFHYGKDLRQKPYSLLRMKIDELPALPFDQ
- a CDS encoding spore gernimation protein GerQ; protein product: MNKPTLAPHESMELHEALNFKTLCIAKSKLMQGLVFDQELKALMQKDVTQSIQQIAELQAIYAKAPFQAPVPSSPTPITH